The Balaenoptera acutorostrata chromosome 6, mBalAcu1.1, whole genome shotgun sequence genome includes the window cctggcagtccagtggttaggactctgcactttgaCTGCCGAGGGcgcgtgttcaatccctggtcagggaactaagatcctgcaagccgcgcagcgtggcttaaaaaaaaaaaaagatgctggtTGAGTCAATTGTGAAGTAAAACATCTTTCCAAATAACTTCTATCAATTATTCCATTGGAAACCAGAAAATTGTTTATGTGACACTCTTAAAAATTCACAAACTTCCCTCAAGCTGAGACACCAGATGGAATGTATTTGGGAGATGTTTATTAGGTACTTATTATTTGCCAAGCTCCTCTGCCAGGCCACCAAAATACAGAGATGGAGGAGGTCAGGTCTTGACTTCCCAGTGGGACAAGGGTCAACCTACAGGAGGGCACCAAAGAAAGGGCCACAAATGCTGCTAAGGGCCAAGAAGACTCCACTGAGGCGGCAACACAGGGGTTCACTCAGTGGAGGAGGGTAAGGAAGATCACAGGTGCAAAGGCTTGGGATCGCAAAGTCCTGAAGTTAAGGAGGGCGCAGAGCCAGCAGCAAGCATTATGGTTGAAAGCCTCGGCTTTGGGGTCAGACTGACTTGGGTTCAAGTTCTGGTTTTGCCCTTTACTAACTCAGAGATGCTTCATCCCTCTgcgtctcagtttcttcacctgtgaaatgggtataatCATCATAGTACCTACTTCCTTACAGGTTATTGTGGATTCAACAAATACAGAGTACCTACTGCGTACCAGGCACTGTCCTCGGTGTTGGGGACACAGCTGTGAATGTAACAGACAGAGGCTCCGCCCTCACGGACCTTACATTCTAGTGATGTAATGAACGTAAAGTGCTGAGCACAGGCATTGGCTTGGTCGCAAGCATTGATCAGGGGGCACagtgggagatgaggctggaacCTCAAATGCCCTGATATGGGAGGGTCCAGGGAGCAGCCTAGCTGCATGGAGGGCTGGCTTGTCCAGCTCCCTGGACCTCTGCCCTGCACCTGCCTCAGGTACCAGCAGAAGTGGGATGAGCTGGCTGTGCAGGAGAAGCTGTTTCGCCAGGAGTTTGAGCAGCTGGCCAACAACAAGAAGGAGATCGTGGCCTTCCTCAAGCACACGCTCAACCAGCGGGTGGATGAGATCACCGACCTCAACGAGCAGCTCCAAAGCCTGCAGCTGGCCAAGGAGATGGAGAAGGACGCCTTCGAGGCACAGCTAGCCCAGGTGCGCCACGAGTTCCAGGAGACCAAGGACCAGCTCACCACTGAGAACATCATCCTTGGTGAGGGGCACTGGCCAGCGAGCCTGGGGGCACACGCCATGGGGGTGGGGAATCCAAGGCTCTGTTTCTTTGGTCTCAAACCCTAGCTCTCCCAAGGactatctttgtgaccttgggctagcACTTCTCTCTGACCCTGTTTTCTCACCtgggaaatggggataatacgTCTACCTTGAGGAACAACAGTTACGTGCTGCTTCCCACATGTATCCTCCATGGTAGTTGTCCAAGCAATCCTGAGGCAGGAAATCCCTTCACCACCGGCCACTTTGTAGGTGAGGAAGCACTTCAAGGGGGagtgtcttgcccaaggtcacccagctggcaaGGGTGGTTATGAGTTTCAATGACAGCATGAGCACCTGATCCAGAGGTGTTCAAATTCAGTGACTGTTGTCACTGTCACTTTCATGAGAAGGGAGTAGAGGAGAGTGTCAAGGGAGGCTCCTTGAACCCCAGGCTTTGTAAGACTagtggaggaggagaagagcattccagacgAAGCCATAAAGGTGGGCAGGACCATGCAGGGCACGTGGGGGGACAGGGGACTGGCCCTACTGGATCGGGACGTTTAGGGGCATCATCGCTCCAGACCCCCGGGACCCTGCCCTCCCGAGGCGGCCCCTCACCAGGCCTGTGCCCTGCGGCGGGACAGGGGGGAAGCTGGCAGCCCTGGAGGAGTTCCGGCTGCAGAAAGAGGAGCTCATGGAGAAGTTCATGTTGCTGGAGGACCAGCTGCGGAAGCAGGAGAACGAATACAAGGACTACGTGCATAACCTGGAGAAGAAGTCGGTGCTGGACAAGGACAGGTGGGCAGGCCGGGGCTGAGCACAGCCCGGTCCTCAGACCTTTGACAGCCTCGGCTTCTAACTGGGGGCACTGCACTAGCTCCTAGATGCCCCGACCCGCTGCTCCTCACAATCCTGGCTGAGTTATggtggaggggaaaaaaggttCCCAGTTCTCACGCCGGTGCTGAAGAATCCCTGGACTTCCTTTTGCCACCTTCTGTGACTtaacttatatttatttaataatgaataatattTACATGGATAAAGTTCAAAATGGTACAAAGGGTCTACAGTAAAAAGTCTCCTGCCTGTGGCCCTGTCCCCTCCTGGGGGAGACAATGTAGGGATCTAGGCGCTCTGGGGACCCCCGCGTAGGCAGGAAGTGCCTGTGCCCACTCTGCCTGaccccctcactcccacccctcctGTTAGATTGAAGAAGGAGATCATCCAGCGCGTGAACATGGTGGCCACTGAGTTCCGCAAGGTGGCCACGAGCCAGATGTGGGACACGACCAAGCGGGCCATCATGGAGAACAACACCGTGACCCTGCAGCTGGCCAAGATATCCCGGCAAGGCATGCAGCTGCTGCAGGAGAACGAGCAGCTCAGGGGCAACCAGGACAACCTGTGCAAACAGCTGGAGCTGCTGGAGAACTCCCAGAAGGTCATGGCCAGGCACAGCAGAGGCCACCAGAAGGTGTGCCCTCCAGGCCCTCATCATGGGGTGTTTGGCACGGAGAACAGGAAGGAACCCTAGGGGCCCTGTCCTCAGGGCAAATACAGCCCCTCACGGGTGGACCCCAGGGGCCAAATCTCGAGGGAGGTAGCTGTGAGGCGATGGGGCCCTTCTTGTGCGGGCTCTGGCCCCATCTCTGGTTTGTATTTGGTTTAAAGCCCCCGTAACCGGTTGAAGTCGAACCCAACCCTGGGGACCCAGCTGCTATCTAGAGAGGGTGCCGGGCTCCCAGGGCCTCGGCTGGCCTCCCCGGGGGAGCGGAGCTGGCTGAGGGCCTGTGGTGGGCCCAGGGCATGGCCACCTGCCCACACTGCAGATCATCCTCATGCTGACGGAGAAGTGCCGCGAGCAGcagcagggcagggcagaggccAAGCAGCTGCGCCTCCTGCTGAGCCAGCTGGAGCAGAGCCTCATGCAGCTGCAGAAGGACCACCAAGCACTGAGGTGCGGCCCGCAGAAGGGCAAGCGGCGGGAGCAGGTGGGAACCCCTCCCTTTGTGGCCACGTGACACGGGCCAGCGACTCCCCCTCTCTAGAGGGGCCCTGAGGCTTCATCTGTCAAACAGGCTGAGGCCCGGGGCTGGCCGAGGGCCCCTGTGGGCTGGAGAGAAAAGGCAGGGCCCCTCACCCTAGAATGGGGAGGAGGCTGACTTGTCCTGGTCCCGGGCCCAGGAGCCAGAGAGAACAGCTGAACCTGCAGCTGGAGCGTCAGCAGGCCGAGGGGCAGCGGCTACAGCAGGAGCTGGCCGAACAGCAGAAGGTTCGGGCGAGCCTGGAGACAGCCCTGGCCCAGGCCACCTCCTTCCTACAGGACATTGTGCAGGTAAACTGGAAGTGGGTgaaagtggggggcgggggatggagCCAAGGACAGAAACTGCTCGGAGATAACTGGACCATCGGAGATGGCCAGGCCAGGCGCCCCACCTGCTCCCTGTGAGATTCCTGGCAAGTCTGTCCTTTTCTGATTCTGCACTTCAAAGACCCCTTCGAGGTCTCAAAGGAGCTGGATGGAGTCCTCTGAGGCCCTGGAAGGCCTCGGGTCTCAGTCTTCCCATTTGGAGAATGGGTATCCCACCACAGCCAGGGAACACTGAGAAAACAGGCACTGGGGTTGGAGTTTCCCAGAGGTGGGTGCTGGGGCCATGAAGGGCCTGACCTCGTGGGCCCGCCCACACCCCTACCGGCAGATGCAGCCCGACGAGGAGGACGGTGACTTCGATGTAGTGTTCCAGCTGCAGCGCAACAAGATGCTGAAGCACCTGCTGGTCATGCTCAGCTCGGCCATGGCCCTGAGCCGCCAGATGGCCGTGTCCCCCCGCCGGGAGAGCCAGTCCTGTGGCCCACCAAAGGACCGGTGAGTGAGTGACCCTGTGTGACCTCAGAGGAAGGAGCTACGGGACTAGTCCAAGGGCTGTCCTCAGCTGAGCCTGGGCCCGAAACCTGGCTCCCAAGAGCCTGTCTgaatctcagcttcctcatctatgaaatggaggtGATGACACCAGCCCTCTCCCCACAGGCGGTGCAGCACCCAGCCTCTCAAGACAGGGCCTCTGCTGCAGCAGCTGTCCAGCGTCACACCCTACCAGCTAGGGGGCCTGGGCCTGGTGCCTCGACGGATCCACATCCCACCCAACCCTGAGGACCTCAGGCTGCTCTCACATACCACCCGTGTGGGAAACTTATGGGCACACAGCAGCCCTGAGGTGAGGGTGCCAGGGGCCCTGGGGACAGCAGGATGGCAGCCAGCCCTGGGTGCAGATCATGGCTCTGCCACGCTgcagctgtgtggccctggggaggtggctagacctctctaagcctccatttcctcatctgtaaaatgggctgaaGAAAGGTGTGGCAAGCCCTCAGTGGGCTAAGACATGCCCACACATCCCCTGGGAGGGGGGCTTGCTAGGCCCTGTGGCCCCCTCCTCTGCCGGCAGGGGAGAGGTGGGAACCCCCCGAGCAGGCCTCAGCTTCCAAGCTGGCATCTTTATTCTTACAGATCCATACCTCTGGTTCTCCAAAAAGGTTCAAAAAGTTTAGGCTTCCTGAAGTTTCCCTACTTTCTAAGTAGGACACAGAAGACCAACCTCCTATCCCAAAAATGGACCGTTCCGGCCACAGTCCCCGCTTCCGTCCACAGGCAGCCTGGGGCAGCCCAGAGAAGAGTTATATAAAAAACAGATACCACAGGTTGGCGTGGCACCTCTGTGGACGTGGCTGGGTGTGTGGGCACGACAGTCAGGCAAGCAGCCAAGTCCACTGGCGTCACAGCCCTGACGAAGGCCTCTGGCTTCGCTCACGGATGTGGTCCAGGAGCAGGTCGGTGGCGCTCAGCAATGGAGGCAGCAGCTCCTGCTCAGCTGGGGAGAAGTGGCCCAGCACGTAGCCCTGCACTGTGTCCGGGTGTGTCGGGCGCCCGATGCCCACCCGCAGCCGTGGCATTGCCTGTGGGCGAGCCAGAGGGGCCCAGGGAGCTTTGGTGAGGAGTGTCGGGGGCCCTGCGCCAGCCCACCTGACCCAGTGCAGGACTCATGTTAGAGTTGAGGCAGCTAAAACAGGAACGGACTCCATTGTGGCCCCTTCAAGGGATACGAGAGGAGCAGTTAGTGCTGTCTTGGGTCAGCACACTTTACCCCATCCCCTGCCAAGACTGGGGTCGGCACCCCTACCCCACTCCAGCTGGGAGGCCAGCTTGCCTATCCCCATCCTGACCAGCTCAGGGCCTCACCTGGCACTTCCTCCCAACTTCAGAGCCAGTTTCCCCAGCGGCTTGTGGAGCTCATCGTGCACCAGGCAGACCTCCTCAGCGTCAGTCCAAACAGCTCCGCTTGCACAGGGAAACGGTGGCCCTGGTTACCGCTGACCTGCCCAGGGGGGTTGTCCCGACTCAAGGCTTCCATGAGGAGGGGCCGCAATTAACCCCACTTCAcgtatgaagaaactgaggctctcacAATCACCCAAGGCCAGGCAGCAATTGGAGCTCAACAGGCACCTGGAGCTCCAGGTGAACTGATCTGCCGCAGCCCAGAATCCCCTCGCTGGCCCCTGCGCCCTCCCGGGCGGCCCACCCCTGGGGACCTCAACTCACACGCTGCGCCCGTTGACGTTCATGAGCCGCCGTGGCCGGAGAAGGACCAGATGCGCATCCCCGAGCGAGGCCAGGGCGAGGTCGGCGGCACAGCGCCGGTCGCGCTCCCAGCTCTCCGCCACACCTAGCCGCCGTGCCAGCTGCCCCAGCACCGCCATGCCCACGCTGTGCCGCGTGCCGGGCAGTCCAGGGTTCCCCAGGCCGGCCACCTGCGGGCGACAGCGGGGAAACCGAGGCCCGACAACTCTCCCCATCCGCCTTCTCACAGCGCCCTCCGGGACCCAAAGCAGGGGAAGGTAAACGGAAAACTGGGCCAGAGTGGGTTAGGGGTACGAAGAGGAGCCCAAGAAACCCCGGAGACTTCAGAAGGCCGAGTGGAAACGGGCGCCCCCGGGGTGGGCGGGCAGGGCACCCCAGTGCAGGAGAGGAATTCCTGGAAGTTTGGAGCCCATCCGAGCATCGGACCCATTTCTGATACTAAAACTATGACAaggaactggggggggggggggctttgcCCAGGAGACACTAGCTACCCTACGCTGCCGTCCCTCACTCTACTCACCAGCCACCGCTTCCCCGGGGGCCGGGGTTCCAAAACACACCGGCTCGCGGCCAGACTCAACCACAGCCCTCCGCGCGAGAGGCCAAACGACCCCATGTTGCCCCAGTCAATGGCCCAGACCCCGCCCCCTGACGTCAGCCAGCCCTCGGCCAATTGCGGCCGCCACCTATCCAGGGGAGGCCATTAGCGTCCAATCCGGGGCGGGCCACGCGGCCGCCATGTTTCTGAGGGGCGGAAGTGGCGGGGCGGGGCGCCCCCGCGAGTTGCCCGTGGCGCGTCACCGTGTCCGAGGGGTTTGTCGTGGGGCTCGCGGAGCCCTTGCTTGACCTCCGGATTGGGAGGAGGGAGCCGTATTCTGGCCCCCGCTGTGGCCCTGCCTCGCTTTGGAAACCCGGCAAGTCTTTTCCCCGCTGTACACCTCGGCCTCCCTAGCTGATAAAAACTTGCTAACCTCCTTCCGGCTCTGTTTGAAATTGGATTCCAGCGAGTGGAGTCCTTGGATTCCGGGGGCATGGCTAGAGGGGCGGAGCCTGTGGGCGTCCTGGAGATGATGCCTAGCAACGTCAGGGGTGGGTGCCGGGAGGCAAGTGAGGGCCGCGAGGGAGCCCGCCCAGGCCCGGAGGTCTTCCTGCAAGGGGCCTCATGACAGAGTCCAGAGAGGTGCGGGAGAAGGCTAAGGCAAAGGCAGAGGGTCGGGGGAGAAGAGACCACGTCTGGGTTCACAGGAAAGGTTTTAAGTACGGGAGAGGCAAGATCATTTGTGCGATTCAATAAAGTCCCTGGCTGCTTGTGCAGAGAACAGAGGTCTTAGGACCTGTGGCTGGTGGGGAGGTCAGAGGGGTGGCCGGAGCTGGCGTATAGCAGAGATGGCATTGGCCAAGATGAGAGGATGAGAGAAGAGGAGGGATCTAAGAGATCTTTAGGAAGTGGGATAGACAGGACTTAAGGACTGATGGGACATAGATCTTTGGCTTGGGTGGTTGGCAGAGGAAGGTGGACTCACCACTGTGGGAAAACCTGGGGCAGAAGTCAGGTGAGGTGCTCAGTTTGGCCTGCTGAGTGTGAGGGTCCCACAGGATATGCAAGAAGCTGCTGGACCCCCAGGGCCTGTGGCTTGGGGCAGGGCCTGAGCTGCAGAGTTTTGGGTGTCAGTAGCTAGAGGTAGGAGCTGAGGGGGAccaggaggagagcagaggccagtgtgagcGTGAGACCTTGACCATAGGTGACAGAGGCAGGATTGGAGAGAGGTTAGGGAAATAGGGGTGGGAGTGCCACCAGACCCCAGATTGTGCATCTTACCAGGCCTCATTTCTACCCCTCCTCCATCCTGTAAAATACCTGAGGAGAGTGTGTAAGCGGAGTGGGGACTGTCTCTGGAGGCCTGCTCCAGCTTGCTGTCGCTTGGTTCCAGAATGCTCTGGGGCTTGACCAGGCTCCCTCACAGCACATCCCAAAGCCATGGGTGATTCCAGTGCCAAAGGGGACCCTACAGCGCATCTTTGGGACCAGCCAGGTGTTCCGGAACTTTGATGATATAAAACCAAAGGCTGCGGGGTTAACGGTGCCCCTCAAAGTCAGGGAGTAGTGAGTGATTACCTTGCCATGGGGTCCCAGGTTCCTACCCTGCACAGCCACTGACATGCTGTGCAGGCTTGGGCCAGTTACTCTCCCTGCCTGAGCTTCAGCGAGCTCAACTGTATAACAGGGCTCTTCCACCTCAGCAGATAAAAGGCTGCTGGCCCGGATGAGCTCCAGGAATGTCAgcctcctctccctgggtctctgTCTACCCCTCTTGTCTCCCTACCCAAGTCCCCCTCCTCCCAACCCATTCCCGAAGCCCCAGCTGTATGCTCTGGACTGGTCCCAAGTCAGGGCCAGCCCCTCCGCCTGTGCCCCCTGGCCCTGCAGCTACCATCGAGGCCATCAGTGCTTGGAGCAAGAAGACTGGGAGGTGGCGGTGCTGTTCTTCTCCCGCGGCCTCCACCTGGACTCCCAGCTGGTGAGGGGGATGGCCTGGGTGGGCACAGGCAGTTGCTGGCCCCGCGCTCACCCCTCACTGTCGCACCTGCCTGGCCCCTTCTCTCAGGGCCACCAAGTCCCTGTGGTAGCTGAGTGTCAAGCCTCAAGGAGGATTGTGAGGAGGGGAACGGCAGCCTGGGTCCCCTCTCCCACAGGTAGAATTCTATGCCTTGAGAGCCGAGGCCTACATCCAGCTCTGCGACTTTTCCTCGGCCGCCCAGAACCTTCGAAAGGCCTACTCCTCCCAGCCGGAGAACACGGACTACCTGGAGCGGCTCACCTTGGTGCTTTACCTGAAGGTGCCTGGGGCTGCCCCAGGCCCACACAAGGCCCCACCTCACACCCCGGCCTGCTGACTCTCCCTCCAGCTACGTGGGCTGTCCTGGTTCCTGAGACCAGCCCTGACTCCCTGGGGACCTTCGTGTCCCTGTGTCTATGTCCCCATCTGCTGCCCCGGTAATGACCTCTCCCGCCTCCCGTGTTGGTTTACCACCAGGGCTGGGTACGGTTTTGCAGCtttgtccagtagaactttctgcagtagTGACAATGATTACTGTCCCAtctggtagccactagccacgtggaACTGTTGAGCCCTTGAAGTGTGGCGAGCGTGACTGAGGAACTAATTttgaaattgtatttaatttgaaTTGATTTGAAATTACATAGCCACGGGAAGCAGGTGGCTATTGCATGGGGCAGCACAGGCCTGCAGTCCACAGGCTCTAAGCACTAAAAAGGTAAGAGTGCCCCCCATTTGCAATGCGAAATAAAGACGATATTAAACCATAAAATCCCAACAaagtcctgatttttttttccattttgacaaATTGAATGCCTTTGTTTTTAATGTCAATAATTAttcaattctgaaaaagaaacattCTTAAAACCAGAATGTTGGGGTCCTGAGTCCAGTCctgctctttctgtgtgactttggaaaggtcacttcacctctctgagcctcagttctttcATCTAAAAGGGGAATGTTAGCTAGTCCCAGTGAGATAAGttcaggttttctgttttttggggattttttttttttttttttggctgcacctgggcagcttgcgggatcttcgttccccgacccacatcctcggcagtgaaagtgctgaatcctaaccactggaccaccagggaattccctaagttCGAGTTCTTAATACAGGGCTTGGCACCTGGAGCCCTAGGCCAGGTGGGAGCCTGTTACTGTTAGATCTGCTGTTCTGGTCCACCTCccagattttctctatttttccttgTTCCTTTGTGTGTATTGCTGTCTCTCTGTCGTCAACTGTATATTTCTGTCTCCCCAGCTCTGgatctctctccatctgtgtctctatctcttAAAGTCTCTCCCAGATCTAAAGGGCTCTGTCCCTGTCCCTTGTCATTCCACCCCAGTGCTGGCCATCCCTCAACTCGTGGGTGCTGCTAGGCCGGGGTCACAAGCAGAAGTGACtgccctctgtgtcctcagggcCAGTGCCTTTTCGAGCGACGCGCCTTTCTGGATGCCCTGAACGTCTTCTCTCAAGCCTCTGAGCTCCAGCCTGAGAAATTCTGCTTCCGTTATCGATGGTGAGCGCCCTGGCTGGCCTTTGCCCCCCCTGGcgtccccttccttcccctctcaccCGGTAGACAGAGCACCTTTGCCCTCTGCCCTCAGCATGGCCTGTCTCCTGGCCCTCAAGCGGCATCGTGAATGCCTCTCATTCGtcaccaaggaggtgaagcaTGGCACCACCAATGCCGATGTCTACATCCTCCGGGCCAGGCTCTACAACTTCTTCCAGAAGGTagagcagggagggcagggcaggggggtggACCTCCTCCTTGTCTGGATGCTGAGATGACAGGAGGCGGCTGGGCTGTCCGCCAGCCCCGAAGCCACCTCCCCCAGTGTAGTGGGGGCCCTGTCCTCCCCAGGCAGAGGCCCCAACCGGCACTGGCCCAGTCGGGTAGTTGTTCCATCCTCACTCAGCCctggctctgtgccaggcctgcGCCAGCCCCCGGAAACCACAAGGTGAGAGGCCTTTGCCATCCCTGCCCTCACGGAACTCACAGGCCAGGGGACACGTCCCCAAGCAAATAATTACACAAAGGATGATTTCCCAATTGTGTGAAGCACCATCAGGGGCACCCAGGCTTCCCTTAGATATGAGACTTGGGGTCACAAGGGAGGAGGGACTGCAGGGATGAGAGAGCAATGGGCAGGGTCTTGTGAATCCAGGGGACTCTGACTTCTTCCTGGGGGGCAGCAGGAGCCTCAAAAGGGTGCTCCCTGGGGCAGTGGGCCTTAGAAAGAGCCTTCTGGCTGCCAGGGGGCAtgtgggctggggggaggggcaagcctggaggctggaagccggGTACCATCCATCTGGATAGGAGTGGGGCTCGAGGAGGATGGCCATGAGGGTGGCAAGGAGGGGGCAAGTTCCACAGACCTTTGGAAGCAGGACCCGAGACTGACTTGGTAGGGGGGGGGCGCGGTGAACATGAGGGAAAGGGAGGCATCCAGAACAATGCTTGGTGTTCCAGCTTGGCCTGGgtgcttgggggtggggtggggggaacctcAGGAGGGGGTAAATGGGATGGGCCGGATTGGGCGGAGTGTCCTGGGGGTGTTGGAACCATGAGCCTCCCTATGCTGGGGGCTGGGCTCCTGTGTCCCACAGGTGAGTCAGTGGGAGAGTCTCCTTCAAAGGTAGGagactagtaattttttttttttaaaaagatgctcctattgctctttttttaatttatatacatttatttatttatttatttatttatttatttatttatttttggctgcgttgggtcttcgttgttaatcacgagctttctctagttgcggtgagcaggggctactctttgttgcggtgcgcgggattctcattgcggtggcttctctcgttgtggagcacgggctctaggcatgcaggcttcagtagttgtagcatgtgggctcagtagttgtggctcgtgggctctagagctcaggctcaggagctgtggcgcacgggcttagttgctccgcggcatgtgggatcttcccagaccagggctcaaacccgtgtcccctgcattgggagacggattcttaaccactgcaccaccagggaagtcccgagactaGTAATTATTGATAATTATTTCTGATGGTTGGGATTTCAGCTGCTCCCTGCGATGCCTAAGcacattctaagcactttactcaTGTTTATCTCTAAGGCTGGCAGTAACCCTTTGAGGTAGACACAACCCATTGCCctcttttcacagatgaggaaacaggtccAGATGGTctgggtaacttgcccaaggtcacagtggTGCTCCCCTTGAACTCAAGTCCATCTATTCCAAAGCCCTGCCCCAGCCTCGGCCATCTTCCCCCTCCCGACTTCCACTCACACCTGGTGTCTACACTGCCTCACTCACCCTCCAACCAATTACCCTATAGGACATGGGGTGCTTGCTAAAActgtttgttgactgactgacaGACCTGCTCACCCAGTGGAAGGTATTTGCCTAGGGATGTTTTCTGCTCATGCCCAGGGCTGAATCTGTTCTTCGTTAGAGTTGTCTTGGGCTTAAAGGTCAGGGGCGTCGGGGAGGGTGTACAGGGGAGTATAGGGAGGACACGACAATCACAGTCAGGAGACCGCACCCTCCCCCCTCCTCAAGTGAGCCTTGCAGAAGTCCTGCAAGGAGGAGGCATCTGTAACCCCATTCTACAGCAGAAACCACTGAGGTGGACCTGGCTCACCTGAGGTTGTATCTAGAAAGGGGCCAGTAGGGATGGAGCCTCAGATGAGGTTTTCCCACAAAGCAATGCAGAGCCACTGAAGATGGGTGGCATGGTGCTGGCCTGCCCAGAGAAAGGCCCCTACAGGCCTGGAGGTCTGCCTCCCCACACTGAACAGGGCAGGGTTCAGCTTGGCCTGCACCCCGATGCCATCCCTGGCCCCCCCGCTGCAGCCCAGCCTCTGCCATCGAGACCTACACAGTGCCTTGCTACTGGATCCCAAGCACCCACAGGCCAAGGTGCTGCTCAAGGTGATGGTGGGCCAGGCCCAAGAGGCACGCCAAGATGCCGGGATCCTGGCCGTGCAGGGCAAGCTGCAACATGCGCTGCAGTGTATCAACCGTGCCATCGAGAACAACCCTCTGGACCCCAGCCTCTTCCTCTTCCGGTACTGAGTGGGGAGATGCTGGTCTTGGGTCCCAGGCCCTGCCTTGCCTCAGATgtgctgtgtgatctcaggagAGCCCTTGaccctccccaggcctcagtttccccatccagcCTCTAACAATCTTTCCCTACTCCCCATCGGGGTCAAGGGATCATGGGAGGTGGTCTCTGCTACTGCCTCTGGAGGAGGGACAGGCAGCAGCCTGTTGAGCCTGGAATCCTGGACCCCCGGGCCTGCTGAGCAGTTTACACTGGCAGGCTCAGCCCAGCTCAGTGGACgaggcttgggtttgaatctgggCCACCCCATGAGGACCCACCACCTCATTCTGGGCCATTTCACTTCCTTGAGCCTGGGTTTTCTCATTTGAGCAGTGGAGGTAAAATGTCCTGTGTACAAAAAGGCCTTAGCATAGAGGCTGGCACACACACAGCTCccaaaaagaaagagggaagctatttttaaagaaaagtgaaattaCCAGTGACTAGCTGGCTATCTAAGTAGCaatccaggagccccacaggccAAACTCAGTGCAAGAGCTGGGAGGCCCTCCCCCCAGGTCAGAGGGCCCAGAGCCGCAGCCTCTCTCTGGGACACCCCTGGTCGGTGGGGCACTTTGGCCCTCACGTCCCTCCCTCGTAGGGGCATCATGTACCGACGGCTCCGGGAGTTTGACTCCGCCGTGGAGGACTTCCTGAAGGCGTTGGACATGATGACCGAGCACCAGCAGGACCTGGTGCAGCAGGCGCAGCGCCAACTGCTGTTGGCCTACAACGACTTCGCGGTGCACTGCTACATGCAGGGCGCCTACCAGGAGGGGGTGCTGCTGCTCAGCAAGGCGCTCAAGGGCGAGCAGCGGGAGAAAGGCCTCTACATCAACCGCGGTGGTGAGTGGGGGCCGGGCAGCCCAGTGTGAGCCCCTTGCCCCTCCAAGGCCTGGGCTGGGCGCTTGAGGGccctg containing:
- the CFAP157 gene encoding cilia- and flagella-associated protein 157, which produces MAPKKKAGKGPKEPEVKKKKGGKKDPSPANKPMETPISEEIREFYHIQIRDLEDRLARYQQKWDELAVQEKLFRQEFEQLANNKKEIVAFLKHTLNQRVDEITDLNEQLQSLQLAKEMEKDAFEAQLAQVRHEFQETKDQLTTENIILGGKLAALEEFRLQKEELMEKFMLLEDQLRKQENEYKDYVHNLEKKSVLDKDRLKKEIIQRVNMVATEFRKVATSQMWDTTKRAIMENNTVTLQLAKISRQGMQLLQENEQLRGNQDNLCKQLELLENSQKVMARHSRGHQKIILMLTEKCREQQQGRAEAKQLRLLLSQLEQSLMQLQKDHQALRSQREQLNLQLERQQAEGQRLQQELAEQQKVRASLETALAQATSFLQDIVQMQPDEEDGDFDVVFQLQRNKMLKHLLVMLSSAMALSRQMAVSPRRESQSCGPPKDRRCSTQPLKTGPLLQQLSSVTPYQLGGLGLVPRRIHIPPNPEDLRLLSHTTRVGNLWAHSSPEVQKV
- the PTRH1 gene encoding probable peptidyl-tRNA hydrolase → MGSFGLSRGGLWLSLAASRCVLEPRPPGKRWLVAGLGNPGLPGTRHSVGMAVLGQLARRLGVAESWERDRRCAADLALASLGDAHLVLLRPRRLMNVNGRSVGAVWTDAEEVCLVHDELHKPLGKLALKLGGSARGHNGVRSCFSCLNSNMSPALGQAMPRLRVGIGRPTHPDTVQGYVLGHFSPAEQELLPPLLSATDLLLDHIRERSQRPSSGL